Proteins encoded within one genomic window of Caldilineales bacterium:
- the sdaAA gene encoding L-serine ammonia-lyase, iron-sulfur-dependent, subunit alpha, with protein sequence MFTSIAEMVAKAENSGLPLHEVALRIEAENSGKPTESLRARMQARLEVMHRAAAKGIAEPVVSLSGISGGNAYRFWTWLGDPAHEPLTGPTLSRAVARAMAVNEVNAGMGCIVATPTAGSAGILPAVLLTLQEARGFDDEELVNALFTASGIGAVIFRRASVSGAAGGCQAETGSAAAMAAGAAVEMLGGSPRQSAQAVAITMKNMLGLVCDPVAGLVEVPCVKRNAAGAAQCFIAVDLALAGVESVIPADEVIDAMASIGRRMDERFKETAQGGLAATPTGRRLAEMVWAERR encoded by the coding sequence ATGTTCACCTCTATTGCCGAAATGGTAGCAAAGGCCGAGAACAGCGGCCTGCCCCTGCACGAAGTGGCATTGCGCATCGAGGCTGAAAACAGCGGCAAACCGACCGAGAGCCTGCGCGCCCGTATGCAGGCCCGGCTAGAGGTGATGCATCGGGCCGCGGCCAAAGGCATCGCCGAACCGGTGGTCTCGCTCAGCGGCATCAGCGGCGGCAATGCCTACCGCTTCTGGACCTGGCTGGGCGACCCGGCCCATGAACCCCTCACCGGCCCCACCCTCAGCCGGGCGGTGGCCAGGGCCATGGCCGTGAACGAGGTGAACGCGGGGATGGGCTGCATCGTCGCCACCCCCACGGCCGGTTCGGCGGGCATCCTCCCGGCCGTGTTGCTGACGCTGCAAGAGGCGCGCGGCTTTGACGATGAGGAGCTGGTGAATGCCCTGTTCACGGCCAGCGGCATCGGCGCCGTCATCTTCCGGCGGGCGAGTGTGTCGGGCGCGGCGGGCGGCTGCCAGGCCGAGACCGGCAGCGCCGCGGCCATGGCGGCCGGGGCGGCGGTGGAGATGCTGGGCGGCAGCCCGCGCCAGTCGGCCCAGGCTGTGGCCATCACCATGAAGAACATGCTGGGGCTGGTCTGCGACCCGGTGGCCGGGCTGGTGGAGGTGCCTTGCGTCAAACGCAATGCCGCCGGCGCGGCGCAGTGTTTCATCGCCGTCGATCTGGCCCTGGCCGGCGTAGAGAGCGTGATCCCAGCCGACGAGGTGATCGACGCCATGGCCAGCATTGGCAGGCGCATGGACGAACGCTTCAAAGAAACGGCGCAGGGCGGGCTGGCGGCGACGCCCACGGGTCGCAGGCTGGCGGAGATGGTGTGGGCGGAGCGGCGATGA
- the sdaAB gene encoding L-serine ammonia-lyase, iron-sulfur-dependent subunit beta, protein MASQRPVSAFDIIGPIMVGPSSSHTAGAVRLGQVGRAVLGVQPEEALVELHGSFAHTGRGHGTDRALVAGLLGLATDDDRIRISPELAAEAGMTVRFREVELGGDVHPNTVRMTLTTHDRTAEVEGASIGGGMIIVTRIQGYSVHFTGEHEALIVVAEDRPGTINAVTGLLLEHRVNVAFSRVERKQRGGEAIMIFETDDPIPDEIVEAIHDFYWVRWARHVPKVTG, encoded by the coding sequence ATGGCCAGCCAGCGTCCTGTCTCTGCTTTCGACATCATCGGCCCGATCATGGTCGGGCCGTCCAGTTCGCATACGGCCGGGGCGGTGCGGCTGGGACAGGTCGGGCGGGCGGTGTTGGGTGTGCAGCCCGAGGAGGCGTTGGTCGAGCTGCACGGCTCGTTTGCCCACACCGGCCGCGGCCACGGCACCGACCGGGCGCTAGTGGCCGGGCTGTTGGGGCTGGCCACCGATGACGACCGCATCCGCATCAGCCCGGAGCTGGCGGCAGAGGCGGGGATGACCGTTCGCTTCCGCGAGGTGGAGTTGGGCGGCGATGTCCACCCTAACACCGTGCGGATGACGCTGACCACGCACGACCGCACGGCCGAAGTCGAGGGGGCGTCGATTGGCGGCGGGATGATCATCGTCACCCGCATCCAGGGCTACAGTGTGCATTTCACCGGCGAGCACGAGGCGCTGATCGTCGTGGCCGAGGATCGGCCGGGGACGATCAATGCTGTGACCGGGCTGCTGCTCGAGCACCGAGTCAACGTCGCCTTCTCGCGCGTCGAGCGCAAGCAGCGCGGGGGCGAGGCAATCATGATTTTCGAAACCGATGACCCCATCCCCGATGAGATCGTCGAAGCCATCCACGACTTCTATTGGGTGCGCTGGGCGCGGCATGTGCCGAAGGTGACTGGGTGA
- a CDS encoding PHP domain-containing protein, translating to MGAADLHIHSIHSDGTATVSAILHYASAHTDLDVIAITDHDTLAGALAACEIAPDYRVEVIPGMEITTSEGHLLALFLTSPVRAGLSFVETAEAVRLRGGLPFAAHPACTLGNSVGARRLTAIARRHPGLLAGLEAENGSLPSLRDNARAQDLRWDLGLPGIGNSDAHALASIGVARTAFPGRTAAHLRQALEAGTVVPLPTHQPNGFFVGLGLRFALRATAGVVETLAVEGEMRRLRWVRAPAG from the coding sequence ATGGGCGCCGCCGATCTCCACATCCATTCGATCCACAGTGATGGCACTGCCACCGTCAGCGCCATCCTGCACTATGCCTCGGCCCATACCGACCTGGACGTGATCGCCATCACCGACCACGATACGCTGGCGGGGGCGCTGGCAGCCTGCGAGATCGCGCCGGACTACCGGGTGGAAGTGATACCGGGGATGGAGATCACCACCAGCGAGGGGCATCTGCTGGCGCTGTTCCTCACCAGCCCGGTGCGAGCGGGCCTTTCTTTCGTCGAGACGGCGGAAGCGGTGCGGCTGCGCGGGGGCCTGCCCTTCGCCGCTCACCCGGCCTGCACCCTGGGCAACAGCGTCGGCGCCCGGCGATTGACCGCCATCGCCCGCCGTCACCCCGGTCTGCTGGCTGGGTTGGAGGCCGAGAACGGCTCGCTGCCGTCGTTGCGCGACAACGCCCGCGCCCAGGATCTGCGCTGGGATTTGGGCTTGCCGGGCATCGGCAATTCGGATGCACACGCCCTTGCCAGCATCGGTGTGGCGCGCACGGCCTTCCCCGGCCGCACGGCCGCCCATCTGCGCCAGGCGCTGGAGGCGGGGACGGTGGTGCCTCTGCCGACCCACCAGCCCAACGGCTTCTTTGTTGGCCTGGGGCTTCGGTTTGCCCTCCGGGCCACAGCCGGCGTGGTCGAAACGTTGGCCGTCGAGGGGGAGATGCGGCGGCTGCGGTGGGTGCGTGCGCCCGCTGGCTAG